AGTTCCATCAATATCTTTGCCATCTCTGCATAATTTGACTTTTTTAAAATAAATCTTCCTCTGTAATTATCTAAATTTTTTTCTGCTACTACCAATGCTTCATCATCTACATCTAAACCAATAAGAAAACCATTAGGTTTAGATGCTTCTAATATAGCTTTTGCATGTCCACCTCCTCCAACAGTGCCATCTACAAAAATTTTTTTTGTTCCACAGGCAAGGTAATTTAATACTTCTTCTTTTAATACAGGTATATGTATGGTTTCTTCCATGCATTAGATACCTAACTCTGCTAATACTTCACAATATTTTTCAAAGTTTTCAATAAGACTCTTCATCTCATTTTCCCAGCGTTCTTTATCCCAAATTTCAAACCGATTTATCATCCCAGCTATTACTATTTCCTTTTTTAATCCTGCATGTTCACGAAGAGCAGGTGGTATAAGAATACGTCCTTGTTTATCAAGATTACACTCAACTGCCCCAGAAATAAATAAAAGTTGAAATCTTCTCACTTCAGGTTTCATTTGAGGAAGCTTGCTTACTTTTTCCTCTATGATTGCCCATTCAGGCATTGGATAAGCTACTAATGAATTAGCTAAACTAGTAAGCTTTATTTTTTCTTCTTTATATTTTTCACGCAGTACTTCACGAAATTGACTTGGAATACTTAAACGCCCTTTAGCATCTATTGTATGATGATACCTACCACTGAATGTCTTTTGTGTCCCTCTATTCCCCATTTTACCACTTTCCTCCACTTTTACCTAACCTCATTTTTTTTGTCAAGCATTAAAATTTTCCTTTATTGACAGGTATAAACAGCTTGGTTAAATTTTAGGCAAAAAAGGTGCAATAA
The Candidatus Desulfofervidus auxilii genome window above contains:
- the mraZ gene encoding division/cell wall cluster transcriptional repressor MraZ codes for the protein MGNRGTQKTFSGRYHHTIDAKGRLSIPSQFREVLREKYKEEKIKLTSLANSLVAYPMPEWAIIEEKVSKLPQMKPEVRRFQLLFISGAVECNLDKQGRILIPPALREHAGLKKEIVIAGMINRFEIWDKERWENEMKSLIENFEKYCEVLAELGI